The following proteins are co-located in the Solanum pennellii chromosome 8, SPENNV200 genome:
- the LOC107027437 gene encoding polygalacturonase-like, protein MHMVRCYGTGKHALITWLPFIFLNSHASPITYNVLNFGAKSDGKSDATQPFLKAWVAACTSVKAATIYVPRGKYLIKSITFRGPCKNKITVKIDGTLVAPSDYNALGNSGYWILFIKVNRISVIGGTLDGNGAGFWDCRKLGKNCPVGARSITFNWANDVVVSGLTSLNSQLMHLVINSCKNVMVKNVRIIAPDFSPNTDGIHIQSSIGVIISGTSIQTGDDCISIGPATRNLWMNNIQCGPGHGVSIGSLARNYNEDGVQNVTLINSVFTGSDNGLRIKSWARASTGFVTNINYQNIMMKNVDNPIIIDQNYCPNNQGCPSQASGIKINQVTYQNIFGTSTTQVAMNFECSPSNPCSEIKIQDIKLTYLNNKKAQSICKNIKGNTEGVILPDNCLL, encoded by the exons ATGCACATGGTTAGATGCTATGGTACAGGCAAACATGCTCTTATCACATGGTTGCC AttcattttcttgaattcaCATGCATCACCAATAACATACAACGTGTTAAATTTTGGAGCAAAATCAGATGGCAAAAGTGATGCAACTCAACCTTTTCTGAAAGCTTGGGTAGCCGCGTGCACCTCAGTGAAGGCGGCTACCATTTATGTTCCACGTGGAAAGTACTTGATTAAGTCGATTACTTTTAGGGGGccatgcaaaaataaaattactgtGAAAATTGATGGAACCCTAGTGGCTCCATCTGATTATAATGCACTTGGCAACTCTGGCTACTGGATTTTGTTCATTAAGGTTAACCGGATTTCGGTCATCGGAGGAACTCTTGATGGAAATGGAGCTGGATTTTGGGATTGTAGGAAGTTAGGGAAGAATTGTCCTGTTGGAGCTAGG TCTATAACCTTCAACTGGGCAAATGATGTTGTGGTTAGTGGTTTAACATCACTCAACAGCCAGTTAATGCATTTGGTGATTAATAGTTGCAAGAATGTTATGGTTAAAAATGTAAGAATAATAGCACCTGATTTTAGTCCAAATACTGATGGAATTCATATACAATCTTCAATTGGTGTTATTATTAGTGGCACAAGTATTCAAACTGGAGATGATTGTATATCTATTGGTCCTGCCACAAGAAATCTTTGGATGAACAATATTCAATGTGGCCCTGGACATGGTGTTAG CATTGGAAGTCTAGCTAGAAATTATAATGAAGATGGTGTGCAAAATGTGACATTAATTAATTCAGTGTTTACTGGATCTGATAATGGATTAAGGATAAAGTCTTGGGCAAGAGCCAGCACCGGTTTTGtcacaaatattaattatcaaaatattatgaTGAAGAATGTTGACAATCCAATCATTATTGATCAAAATTACTGCCCAAACAACCAAGGCTGTCCTAGCCAG GCTTCAGGCATAAAGATCAATCAAGTGACATACCAAAATATATTTGGAACATCAACAACACAAGTAGCAATGAATTTTGAATGCAGTCCAAGCAATCCATGTAGTGAAATCAAAATACAAGACATAAAACTTACTTATTTGAATAACAAAAAAGCTCAATCTATTTGCAAGAATATTAAAGGAAATACTGAAGGAGTTATTTTGCCTGATAATTGTTTATTGTAA
- the LOC107026822 gene encoding 60S ribosomal protein L9-1 codes for MKTILSSETMDIPDGITIKVKAKQIEVEGPRGKLTRNFKHLNLDFQLIKDEETGKKKLKIDAWFGSRKTTAAIRTALSHVENLITGVTKGYRYKMRFVYAHFPINASISGGNKSIEIRNFLGEKKVRKVDMLDGVTVVRSEKVKDELVLDGNDIELVSRSAALINQKCHVKNKDIRKFLDGIYVSEKGRIVEEE; via the exons ATGAAGACTATACTCTCATCGGAGACAATGGATATCCCTGACGGGATAACTATCAAGGTAAAAGCAAAGCAAATTGAAGTTGAAGGACCTAGAGGAAAGCTGACTCGCAATTTCAAGCACTTGAACCTTGATTTTCAGCTCATAAAGGATGAAGAGACCGGTAAGAAAAAGCTCAAAATTGATGCTTGGTTTGGATCTCGGAAGACTACTGCTGCTATTCGAACTGCACTTAGTCACGTTGAAAATCTCATCACTGGTGTTACTAAAGGATACCGTTACAAAATGCGTTTTGTGTATGCACATTTTCCTATCAATGCTTCAATCTCCGGTGGGAACAAGTCTATTGAGATTAGGAACTTTCTCGGCGAGAAAAAG GTAAGGAAAGTCGATATGCTTGATGGGGTTACAGTTGTCCGTTCTGAAAAAGTTAAGGATGAATTGGTATTGGATGGAAATGACATCGAACTTGTTTCTCGGTCTGCTGCCCTCATAAATCAA AAATGCCATGTGAAAAACAAAGATATCCGTAAGTTTTTGGATGGTATCTATGTCAGTGAGAAGGGAAGAATAGTTGAAGAAGAGTAA